From one Lysinibacillus sp. G4S2 genomic stretch:
- the yiaA gene encoding inner membrane protein YiaA: MSNDNEVLLDKEKRNDVKVKEVRKEGEPTPAFKGASWAALLVGVSSYLIGLFNANMELNEKGYYFAVLVFGLYSAISLQKAVRDKDEGIPVTGIYYGISWFALIVSISLIAIGLYNAGSIVLSEKGFYGMAFVLSLFAAITVQKNIRDTQRAKERD; this comes from the coding sequence ATGTCCAATGATAATGAAGTTTTATTAGATAAAGAAAAGCGAAATGATGTAAAAGTGAAAGAAGTAAGGAAAGAGGGAGAGCCGACTCCAGCCTTCAAAGGGGCTTCGTGGGCAGCGCTACTAGTAGGTGTTTCGTCTTATCTTATAGGTTTGTTTAACGCAAATATGGAATTAAACGAAAAAGGATATTACTTTGCAGTTTTAGTATTCGGACTCTATTCGGCGATATCTTTACAAAAAGCAGTTAGAGATAAAGATGAGGGAATACCAGTTACTGGTATTTATTATGGTATTAGTTGGTTCGCACTTATTGTATCTATTTCATTAATAGCTATCGGTTTATACAATGCAGGAAGTATTGTTCTAAGCGAAAAAGGATTTTATGGTATGGCATTTGTTCTTAGTTTATTTGCAGCAATAACGGTTCAAAAGAATATAAGAGATACACAGAGGGCAAAAGAAAGAGATTGA
- a CDS encoding DUF6138 family protein, with protein sequence MGLTLETILDKMKQEIDKWITNISDKDAEQIVKRNSLQAGIHDYALLEYVKGRVKVRETENFLTLPVVKTGKSSETLTEEQVRERIVPELASYIRQKLDEVSPALFNCPFTFNGKFRTREGDVNVRILEYVDETKKKQLLKRISFYIADKLEAGKNPTKPLETFFLSKHLLDERLFPDLDVVHIISIFEKIQYVNKENEHLAKHRRYLIGALRNCLENHWLPRYFENMGTQWQKEYKKKSDALLENTEQGPIELVIYAATLILKYEPSHRRNEGLDILNCAIELGSDRAKRMTKEGSGTFAKEDVSFCDELVKYTANDVFAEVTIAIKQETEESYARALRFLTRLLSMGFHNSYQIKLKSGVRQWLPIKGLAKSGTHRFFANALEYPNLHPLVEEYARAAMESFEWYTDTEGEKNCMAGSYAVFGLGLVDQTYFPLVEEYMGKVDEEHQSVQNNFTVALVECHGVNAETIPTLVKCMLHSTDSMKLKIKTDMENARYLMLLLNQVRGLQDYEVEHIVYLIWGGTDKMKKIASKTKGDQGKWLTELAQAASRG encoded by the coding sequence ATGGGTCTCACTCTGGAAACGATTCTAGACAAAATGAAACAGGAAATCGATAAATGGATAACCAATATTAGCGATAAGGACGCGGAACAAATCGTAAAGCGTAATTCGCTACAGGCGGGAATACATGATTACGCTCTGCTCGAATATGTTAAGGGCAGGGTGAAGGTGAGGGAAACGGAGAACTTTTTAACATTGCCAGTAGTCAAGACCGGCAAATCTTCGGAAACGCTGACCGAGGAACAAGTGAGAGAGCGGATCGTCCCTGAGCTTGCTTCTTACATACGGCAAAAATTGGACGAGGTGTCGCCGGCGTTGTTCAATTGTCCATTTACTTTTAACGGCAAGTTCCGGACGCGAGAAGGAGATGTTAACGTTCGTATTCTAGAATACGTCGACGAAACGAAGAAGAAACAATTACTGAAACGAATCTCCTTTTATATCGCGGATAAGCTCGAAGCGGGAAAAAATCCGACTAAACCTTTGGAGACGTTTTTCCTCTCCAAGCACCTGCTGGACGAGAGACTGTTTCCAGATTTAGATGTAGTCCATATCATCTCTATTTTCGAGAAAATTCAATATGTGAATAAAGAGAACGAACATCTTGCCAAACATCGCAGATATCTGATTGGTGCTTTGCGGAATTGCTTGGAGAATCACTGGTTGCCCCGTTATTTCGAAAATATGGGAACACAATGGCAAAAAGAATATAAGAAAAAAAGCGATGCCCTTCTTGAAAATACTGAGCAAGGTCCAATCGAACTGGTCATCTATGCTGCAACCTTAATTCTGAAATATGAGCCCTCCCACAGAAGAAATGAGGGGTTGGATATTTTGAATTGTGCTATCGAGTTGGGAAGCGACCGAGCGAAACGTATGACAAAGGAAGGCAGTGGAACGTTCGCCAAGGAAGATGTCAGCTTTTGCGACGAACTGGTGAAATACACAGCCAACGATGTGTTTGCCGAGGTAACCATTGCCATTAAGCAGGAAACGGAGGAGAGTTATGCACGTGCGCTCCGGTTTCTAACTCGCTTGTTAAGCATGGGCTTCCACAATAGCTATCAAATCAAGCTGAAATCTGGCGTCAGGCAATGGCTACCAATCAAAGGATTGGCCAAGTCGGGTACGCATCGCTTCTTCGCCAATGCCCTGGAATATCCGAATTTGCATCCCTTGGTGGAGGAATATGCCCGTGCTGCGATGGAATCGTTTGAATGGTATACGGATACAGAAGGTGAAAAGAATTGCATGGCGGGTAGTTATGCAGTCTTCGGCCTCGGATTGGTAGACCAGACTTATTTTCCGTTAGTAGAAGAATATATGGGAAAGGTTGACGAAGAACACCAATCCGTTCAGAACAACTTCACGGTCGCTTTGGTTGAGTGTCATGGAGTTAACGCGGAAACGATTCCTACGCTGGTGAAGTGTATGCTGCATAGCACGGATTCGATGAAACTGAAGATCAAAACCGATATGGAAAATGCGAGGTATCTCATGCTGCTGCTAAATCAGGTTCGTGGCCTTCAGGATTACGAGGTCGAGCATATCGTATACTTAATCTGGGGCGGAACCGACAAGATGAAAAAGATAGCTTCCAAAACCAAAGGAGACCAAGGAAAGTGGCTCACTGAGTTGGCACAGGCCGCCAGCCGCGGTTAA
- a CDS encoding sigma-70 family RNA polymerase sigma factor — MLINDLNIEDLYKEYKNYCLSIAYYLLGSMTDAEDIVQDTFLKIKEHEKIEKDITNLKAYINKMIVNRCMNELKSSRKKKESYIGTWLPEPILQEFNSEPLEKLIQADQLSYSYMVLMENLSPRERIAYVLSNALGLKHSEIADILKTTTVNSRKILSRAQIKMGRKSGKDLAVNLQKNYIEQFILALSNGDIQGVTHLLSNDVLFAADGGGNVRTAINIIEGKERVSALISGISKKFFFGKSATTALINNQYGIVVTEGQKITGVFCFDWNSSTRTIKKIFYVVAPNKLKYNPF; from the coding sequence ATGTTAATCAATGATTTGAATATAGAGGACTTATATAAAGAATATAAGAATTATTGTTTATCAATCGCATACTATTTGCTTGGTTCAATGACAGATGCTGAAGATATTGTTCAAGATACTTTTTTGAAAATAAAGGAACATGAAAAGATTGAGAAAGACATCACTAATTTAAAGGCTTATATAAATAAAATGATCGTTAACCGCTGTATGAATGAACTAAAGTCAAGTAGAAAAAAGAAAGAAAGTTATATAGGTACATGGTTACCTGAACCTATACTACAGGAATTCAATAGTGAGCCTCTTGAGAAGCTAATCCAGGCAGATCAATTAAGCTATTCATATATGGTTCTGATGGAAAACCTTTCACCTAGAGAGAGGATAGCTTACGTTTTAAGTAATGCTCTAGGGCTAAAGCATAGTGAGATTGCCGATATTCTAAAAACAACGACTGTCAATAGCCGAAAGATATTGAGTAGAGCACAAATTAAAATGGGAAGAAAAAGTGGAAAAGATTTGGCTGTTAATCTTCAGAAAAATTATATAGAACAATTTATATTGGCATTATCCAACGGGGATATTCAAGGAGTAACTCATTTGTTATCTAATGATGTGCTATTTGCTGCAGATGGAGGAGGTAATGTAAGAACAGCAATAAACATCATTGAAGGGAAAGAGCGAGTATCCGCACTTATTTCAGGAATTTCAAAGAAGTTTTTCTTTGGAAAAAGTGCTACTACAGCTTTAATAAATAATCAATATGGTATAGTAGTCACTGAAGGTCAAAAAATAACAGGAGTTTTTTGTTTTGACTGGAATTCTTCAACACGAACAATTAAAAAGATTTTCTATGTAGTAGCTCCAAATAAGTTAAAATACAATCCTTTTTAG
- a CDS encoding DUF2798 domain-containing protein translates to MKINKIYKSFIYTVLIGLFNSCFISFILVSINSGYSHTFLIHWLRMWGEAFICAILCAYIFPKIINKLMKFITFVEK, encoded by the coding sequence ATGAAAATAAATAAAATTTATAAGTCTTTTATTTACACTGTTCTAATTGGACTTTTTAATTCTTGTTTCATATCGTTTATCCTTGTTTCTATAAACTCAGGATATAGCCATACATTTTTAATCCATTGGCTACGAATGTGGGGAGAAGCATTTATTTGTGCTATACTTTGTGCTTACATTTTTCCAAAGATAATAAATAAACTTATGAAATTCATTACTTTTGTAGAAAAATGA
- a CDS encoding NAD(P)-dependent oxidoreductase, with the protein MKILLAGSTGVIGKMVIPMLIQEGYEVIGMIRSEKHVKTMQEMGVKPVVADAFDRDSVHAAFTETQPDVVMHQLTALSSGDINDNSKIRIEGTKNLVDAANYVGVKKIVAQSISWAYEPGNTLATEETPLDINASLPRKKTIEGVISLEEKVKEIPEFIILRYGTLYGPGTWYSGNGKIAKQLQMQELYATNGMTSFIHVKDAAKAAVLALNWQSGSVNIVDDEPAKSSIWLPYFAEVIGAPLPPTKDICNSWERGSSNEKAKKQYGWEPTYPSWTKGFKFLHHY; encoded by the coding sequence ATGAAGATATTACTTGCTGGTTCTACAGGTGTAATTGGAAAAATGGTGATTCCAATGTTAATACAAGAAGGGTATGAAGTAATTGGGATGATTCGATCAGAAAAACATGTTAAAACAATGCAAGAGATGGGGGTAAAACCAGTAGTTGCAGATGCGTTTGATCGAGATAGTGTTCACGCAGCCTTCACTGAAACTCAGCCTGATGTTGTAATGCATCAACTTACTGCACTAAGTAGTGGCGATATAAACGATAATTCAAAAATAAGAATAGAAGGAACAAAAAACCTTGTTGATGCAGCTAATTACGTTGGCGTAAAAAAGATAGTTGCACAAAGTATTTCATGGGCTTATGAGCCTGGGAATACGCTAGCTACCGAAGAAACACCTTTAGATATTAATGCCTCTTTACCTCGCAAAAAAACAATTGAGGGAGTTATTTCTTTAGAGGAAAAGGTAAAAGAAATTCCTGAGTTCATTATCCTTCGCTATGGTACATTATATGGTCCTGGAACTTGGTATTCGGGTAACGGTAAAATTGCTAAACAATTACAGATGCAGGAGTTATACGCAACAAATGGGATGACATCCTTTATCCACGTAAAAGACGCAGCAAAAGCAGCTGTATTAGCTTTAAATTGGCAGTCAGGTTCTGTAAATATCGTAGATGATGAACCTGCAAAAAGCTCTATTTGGCTTCCCTATTTTGCTGAAGTTATTGGAGCCCCCCTCCCTCCTACAAAAGATATATGTAATTCTTGGGAACGAGGATCATCAAATGAAAAAGCAAAAAAACAATATGGCTGGGAACCTACTTACCCTTCTTGGACAAAAGGATTTAAATTTTTGCATCATTATTAA
- a CDS encoding IS3 family transposase (programmed frameshift), whose product MTKRKSYDKEFKLEAVQLVESGKRVAEVARELDLAEQTLHNWVKKFSKDGEVAFVGSGNLKPEDKENKELEKRIRDLEEENAILKKANGHLCERPEVIYNFIQQHRHEFRVAKMCEVLGVSRSGYYEWLNRPKSNQKERKEKLTSQIKRVYLDSRRNYGSPKITKQLNSEGVSVSQKTVSRIMKEEGIRSKTVKQYKATTNSKHNLPVYPNLLDQQFKVERPGQAWVADITYIWTSEGWLYLATIMELFSRRIIGWAMDERMTKELVILALKRAIRTQTPTPGLIHHSDRGSQYASKEYQQVLRTNRMITSMSRKGNCYDNACIESFHSVIKRELVFHEKYKTRDQAKKSIIEYIVSFYNYKRIHSFTNYMSPIAYEKQYFKTSQKTKVI is encoded by the exons ATGACAAAACGAAAAAGTTATGACAAAGAATTTAAATTAGAGGCAGTACAATTAGTTGAAAGTGGCAAGAGAGTTGCTGAGGTTGCACGTGAGCTGGATCTTGCAGAACAGACATTACACAATTGGGTAAAGAAATTTAGTAAAGATGGCGAAGTTGCATTTGTTGGTAGTGGGAATTTAAAGCCTGAGGATAAGGAAAATAAAGAATTAGAAAAAAGAATACGTGACCTAGAAGAGGAAAATGCCATCTTAAAAAAGGCTA ATGGGCATCTTTGCGAAAGACCGGAAGTAATTTACAACTTTATTCAACAGCACCGACACGAATTCCGTGTGGCAAAGATGTGCGAAGTATTAGGTGTTTCAAGAAGTGGTTACTACGAGTGGCTGAACCGACCAAAGAGTAATCAAAAAGAACGGAAAGAAAAGTTAACCAGCCAAATAAAACGAGTGTATTTGGACTCAAGAAGAAATTATGGTAGTCCGAAAATTACAAAACAATTGAATTCAGAAGGAGTCTCTGTATCGCAAAAAACAGTATCGCGAATTATGAAAGAAGAAGGCATTCGCTCAAAAACAGTGAAACAATACAAAGCGACGACGAATTCAAAACATAATCTACCAGTATATCCAAATCTATTAGACCAACAATTTAAAGTAGAACGCCCTGGACAAGCGTGGGTAGCTGACATTACGTATATATGGACCAGTGAAGGTTGGCTCTATCTAGCAACGATTATGGAGTTGTTTTCAAGACGAATCATCGGTTGGGCAATGGATGAGAGAATGACAAAGGAATTAGTGATCCTCGCCTTAAAACGAGCAATCAGAACTCAGACTCCAACGCCTGGGCTCATTCATCATTCAGATCGTGGGAGCCAGTATGCGTCGAAGGAATACCAACAAGTGTTACGAACTAACAGAATGATTACAAGTATGAGTAGAAAAGGAAACTGTTACGATAATGCATGTATCGAGTCATTTCATAGCGTCATCAAAAGAGAGTTAGTTTTTCATGAAAAGTATAAAACGAGAGATCAGGCCAAGAAAAGTATCATTGAATACATCGTTAGTTTTTATAACTACAAGCGTATCCATTCTTTTACAAATTATATGTCGCCCATTGCATACGAAAAGCAATATTTCAAAACTTCACAAAAAACTAAGGTCATATAA
- a CDS encoding helix-turn-helix domain-containing protein, translating into MVETKKEKIINRLEHHLRMTSRQLIKMGTEEEAIHYLIESFKSELYCDFVGVILADADEFVPKAWGGNANEFSNVFPMEIEKCSPLILGQSLHSKETNKQEDCILMAKLKETGVKTWFTVPLTDDVHRFGFCIIGFFTYVPLLEMDKIFDEFGKDVAIAISLARRKDQQLRKIEGIEWISRNLSINQSLKENINEFTIRAGLGTNAQSACIYLFNEKENCFDLQVPVFGIKDFDEKVIVDHKNTFKEYFPFIEKSGGHQITIPIVVDLKTIGVLQVGNKNGNLLFSQDDVNTLKLLSDHIAILLENALLYNLEKDNRKRLHILLDYQQALVKETVVNDDFHGVTKMLAELYGGSVILLDRFFHPLSYKIEESELGDIGKLREVLENERIRTGTFKVLEQGGPPFLISPINGVNALLGYLAICMNNGDLDEFDQLTVELSRNICSIQFIKQKLVLDADKQAKDTLMSKLLVKNIEDDQSILQYANLFQWDIFKPHRVANLAIDLAESEVAGLNLFEQTAKKSIVWDYINEGITLKSKKILMATFSEHFLFIVPIEDEKNRKQFWMDFYKTVRKAVSKSMIKCEVHLGIGSKVENMNEYFNSYEQSLQVLNVVKSRFKSKGYSLFEEIGSYTILHDLNFSVVTTFIESQLGVLLDFTDKKNSDLLQTLSTYLQHNGNAKGTSEELYIHRSSLLYRLEKIESLLEIDLNDSETRFNLMMAIKLYDLNRQIF; encoded by the coding sequence ATGGTTGAGACGAAAAAAGAAAAGATTATAAATAGACTTGAACATCATTTGCGAATGACTTCGAGGCAATTGATAAAAATGGGGACGGAAGAAGAAGCGATTCATTATTTAATAGAGTCATTTAAATCAGAGCTATATTGTGATTTTGTTGGAGTGATTTTGGCGGATGCTGATGAATTCGTACCGAAAGCATGGGGTGGAAATGCTAATGAGTTTAGTAATGTTTTTCCTATGGAAATAGAAAAATGCTCACCGCTAATACTTGGGCAAAGTTTACATAGTAAAGAAACAAACAAACAGGAAGACTGTATATTAATGGCTAAGTTAAAAGAAACGGGTGTAAAAACATGGTTTACAGTGCCTCTTACAGATGATGTACATCGATTTGGATTTTGTATTATCGGATTTTTTACCTATGTACCTTTGCTTGAGATGGATAAAATATTTGACGAGTTCGGTAAAGATGTTGCGATTGCGATTTCTTTGGCAAGACGGAAGGACCAGCAATTAAGAAAAATTGAGGGAATTGAATGGATTAGTCGAAACTTATCAATCAATCAGTCACTCAAGGAGAATATAAATGAATTTACTATCCGAGCTGGACTAGGGACAAATGCACAATCTGCCTGTATTTATTTATTTAATGAAAAAGAAAATTGTTTCGATTTACAAGTCCCTGTTTTTGGTATTAAAGATTTCGATGAAAAGGTTATAGTGGATCATAAAAATACATTTAAAGAGTATTTTCCATTCATCGAAAAATCGGGTGGTCATCAAATAACAATTCCAATTGTCGTTGATTTGAAAACAATCGGTGTTCTGCAAGTAGGAAATAAGAATGGCAATCTCCTATTTTCACAAGACGATGTAAATACACTGAAATTATTAAGTGATCATATAGCAATTTTGCTCGAAAATGCGCTACTTTACAATTTAGAGAAAGATAATCGTAAGCGTTTACATATTCTCCTCGATTATCAGCAAGCTCTTGTGAAAGAAACGGTTGTCAATGATGATTTTCACGGTGTAACGAAAATGTTAGCTGAATTATATGGTGGTTCAGTTATTTTATTAGATCGTTTTTTCCATCCTTTATCATACAAAATTGAAGAAAGTGAATTAGGGGATATTGGTAAGTTGAGAGAGGTATTGGAAAATGAGCGTATAAGGACAGGGACGTTTAAAGTATTGGAACAAGGCGGGCCCCCTTTTTTGATTTCGCCAATCAATGGTGTGAATGCGCTATTGGGCTATCTGGCAATTTGCATGAATAATGGAGATTTAGATGAATTTGATCAATTGACGGTGGAACTTTCAAGAAATATTTGTTCCATTCAGTTCATTAAGCAGAAACTTGTGTTGGATGCCGATAAACAGGCGAAAGATACATTGATGAGTAAATTACTTGTGAAAAATATTGAAGATGACCAAAGTATTTTGCAGTATGCAAATCTTTTTCAATGGGATATTTTTAAGCCTCATCGTGTTGCAAATTTGGCAATCGACTTGGCTGAATCTGAAGTAGCTGGACTGAATTTATTTGAGCAAACAGCAAAAAAATCGATTGTATGGGATTACATTAATGAAGGAATTACGCTGAAATCGAAGAAAATTTTAATGGCTACATTCAGTGAACACTTTTTATTCATCGTGCCGATAGAGGATGAAAAAAATCGCAAACAGTTTTGGATGGATTTTTATAAAACAGTAAGAAAAGCAGTATCCAAAAGTATGATAAAGTGTGAAGTTCACTTAGGCATTGGGAGTAAGGTAGAAAATATGAATGAGTATTTCAATAGTTACGAACAATCATTGCAAGTATTAAATGTCGTTAAAAGCCGATTTAAATCTAAGGGCTATTCACTGTTTGAAGAAATAGGATCATACACAATCTTGCATGATCTAAACTTTTCAGTTGTCACTACATTCATTGAAAGTCAGTTGGGCGTATTGCTTGATTTTACAGATAAAAAGAATAGCGATTTGCTTCAAACACTTAGCACATACTTGCAGCATAACGGCAATGCTAAAGGTACCTCTGAAGAGTTATATATTCATCGAAGCTCATTACTTTACCGTTTAGAAAAGATTGAGAGTCTACTGGAAATAGATTTAAATGATTCAGAGACACGTTTTAACTTAATGATGGCAATCAAACTATACGATTTAAATCGACAGATCTTTTAA
- a CDS encoding thioesterase family protein, whose protein sequence is MAVDYSFKVRFGDTDAAGIVFFPNFYRWMDEATHEFFTELGHPTSELLSIEKVSTPLLDSKCEFKTPLFFEDEVIVKTEVIELHNRVFKLSHTFYRGETLIAAGYTLHAWTSFKEKPKALAIPEHIREKLTVHQKILSGSN, encoded by the coding sequence ATGGCTGTAGATTACTCGTTTAAAGTAAGATTTGGCGATACGGATGCTGCGGGAATTGTTTTTTTTCCAAATTTTTATAGGTGGATGGACGAAGCGACGCATGAATTTTTTACCGAGTTGGGACATCCAACATCTGAGTTATTATCCATAGAAAAAGTTTCGACGCCTCTTTTAGATTCTAAATGCGAATTTAAGACGCCGCTTTTTTTCGAAGATGAGGTAATTGTGAAAACAGAAGTCATCGAGCTTCACAATAGAGTATTTAAATTATCTCATACATTTTATCGTGGAGAGACATTGATTGCTGCAGGGTACACATTGCATGCTTGGACTTCATTTAAAGAGAAACCAAAAGCATTAGCAATTCCAGAACATATTCGTGAAAAACTAACAGTACATCAAAAAATATTATCAGGTAGCAATTGA